Proteins encoded in a region of the Streptomyces violaceoruber genome:
- a CDS encoding YidH family protein — translation MIGFVRSIRLWFVPAEVRREGTTPDYRFSLANERTFLAWLRTALALIGGGFAVDQFLPDLRWGWRVGLALALLAAGVLCSLRAVNHWARCERAMRRGEDLPVSRFPALLSLVVAVVAVVMVVVVLVGWEV, via the coding sequence ATGATCGGATTCGTGCGGAGCATTCGGCTGTGGTTCGTGCCTGCGGAGGTGCGGCGGGAGGGAACCACCCCCGACTACCGGTTCTCGCTGGCCAACGAGCGTACGTTCCTGGCCTGGCTGCGTACCGCCCTCGCCCTGATCGGCGGCGGATTCGCGGTGGATCAGTTCCTGCCCGACCTGCGCTGGGGCTGGCGGGTCGGCCTCGCGCTCGCGCTGCTCGCCGCGGGCGTGCTGTGCTCGCTGCGCGCGGTGAACCACTGGGCGCGCTGCGAGCGCGCCATGCGCCGGGGCGAGGACCTCCCCGTCTCCCGCTTCCCGGCGCTGCTCAGCCTGGTCGTGGCCGTGGTCGCCGTCGTCATGGTCGTCGTGGTCCTCGTCGGCTGGGAGGTCTGA
- a CDS encoding NUDIX hydrolase produces MSSADEILDIVDENDRVVGQARRGDAYAQGLRHRCVFVWARDPEGRVFVHRRTATKLVFPALYDMFVGGVVGAGESYDDAALREAEEELGVSGLPRPEFLFKFLYDDGAGRTWWSAVYEVRVAGAVSPQVEEVAWHGFLPEAELEGRLGEWEFVPDGLSAYARLRAWRGASGPGPVG; encoded by the coding sequence ATGAGCTCTGCTGACGAGATCCTCGACATCGTCGACGAGAACGACCGCGTCGTCGGACAGGCCCGTCGTGGCGACGCGTACGCGCAGGGGCTGCGGCACCGGTGCGTGTTCGTGTGGGCCCGGGACCCCGAGGGGCGGGTCTTCGTCCACCGCCGCACGGCGACGAAGCTGGTGTTTCCCGCGCTGTACGACATGTTCGTCGGCGGGGTGGTCGGCGCGGGCGAATCCTACGACGACGCGGCGCTGCGGGAGGCGGAGGAGGAACTGGGGGTGAGCGGACTGCCGCGCCCGGAGTTCCTGTTCAAGTTCCTGTACGACGACGGGGCCGGGCGGACGTGGTGGTCGGCGGTGTACGAGGTGCGGGTGGCGGGGGCGGTGTCTCCTCAGGTGGAGGAGGTGGCGTGGCACGGGTTCCTGCCGGAGGCGGAGCTGGAGGGACGGCTCGGGGAGTGGGAGTTCGTGCCGGACGGTTTGTCGGCGTATGCGCGGCTGCGGGCTTGGCGGGGGGCGAGTGGGCCGGGGCCGGTCGGGTGA
- a CDS encoding DMT family transporter, producing MSVLVLVLAVCAACCLGFGFVLQQNAAQRAPLGDFLSPRLLLDLVRVPRWLAGMGLMVAGLVLGAIALGGGELTLVEPLLATNLLFALALSRIQTRQPLGRQGWAGLALLAGGVTAFILAGEPRGGSAVTDPLRHWLIVGIMLGLALLLTLCAARLRLTWGPTLLALAAGLVYGVQDALTRVSGRRFSAGGLAEVLTSWQPYAVAVLGITGLVLVQSAFETAPLRRSLPALTAAQPLAGIACGVGFLGDRLRTDAGALAWQAGGLAAVVAGIVLLGLHPAMPQGTGESGRERALERS from the coding sequence GTGTCGGTTCTCGTCCTGGTCCTCGCCGTGTGCGCCGCATGCTGTCTGGGTTTCGGCTTCGTCCTCCAGCAGAACGCGGCCCAGCGCGCCCCGCTGGGCGACTTCCTCTCGCCCCGCCTGCTGCTCGACCTCGTCCGGGTGCCGCGCTGGCTGGCCGGCATGGGCCTGATGGTGGCCGGTCTGGTCCTCGGCGCGATCGCGCTGGGCGGCGGCGAACTGACCCTCGTCGAACCCCTCCTGGCGACGAATCTCCTCTTCGCCCTCGCCCTCTCCCGCATCCAGACCCGGCAGCCGCTGGGACGCCAGGGCTGGGCCGGTCTGGCACTGCTCGCCGGCGGGGTGACCGCGTTCATCCTGGCGGGCGAGCCGCGCGGGGGCAGTGCGGTGACCGACCCGCTGCGGCACTGGCTGATCGTCGGCATCATGCTGGGCCTGGCCCTCCTGCTCACTCTCTGCGCCGCCCGCCTGCGGCTGACCTGGGGCCCGACCCTCCTGGCACTGGCCGCCGGCCTGGTGTACGGGGTGCAGGACGCGCTGACCCGGGTCAGCGGCCGACGCTTCTCGGCGGGCGGCCTCGCGGAAGTGCTGACGAGCTGGCAGCCGTACGCCGTGGCGGTGCTCGGGATCACCGGCCTGGTCCTGGTCCAGAGCGCCTTCGAGACGGCGCCCCTGCGCAGGTCGCTGCCCGCGCTGACGGCGGCCCAGCCGCTCGCGGGCATCGCCTGCGGGGTGGGCTTCCTCGGCGACCGCCTGCGCACCGACGCCGGGGCGCTCGCCTGGCAGGCGGGCGGCCTCGCGGCGGTCGTGGCGGGCATCGTCCTGCTGGGCCTGCACCCGGCGATGCCGCAGGGCACGGGCGAGAGCGGGCGCGAACGGGCGCTGGAGCGGAGCTGA
- a CDS encoding tetratricopeptide repeat protein, with protein sequence MSPPPPPLGRGRKRAAQAFDEALDDAELVAARAALAQGRWQSVRSLLVHTGDDWDRRGHRVAVLAKESHCAPWAREWLLAEPDSADASVLLAHALVHRALRGKEKPDRVREACRAAAALVPDDPTPWLGLLVLERSLGADEDVIRVFDEVRGRYADHHHAHHLMVAGLAERGGDGGPDPLHEVYDFANWAAEQAPADSPLAILPVVAHAERYRVLAAAGHESPDPRASGHWVGRRARLVMKAAFDWWLEWEQDGHPRRLIDLNFLAHAKSCEGRGAEAAALFHRIGEHATPAPWSYPDRDPFSAFRAARAGALGTA encoded by the coding sequence GTGTCCCCACCCCCGCCTCCCCTCGGCCGCGGCCGCAAACGCGCGGCCCAGGCCTTCGACGAGGCCCTCGACGACGCCGAACTCGTCGCCGCACGTGCGGCGTTGGCCCAGGGGCGGTGGCAGTCCGTCCGCTCGCTGCTGGTCCACACGGGTGACGACTGGGACCGCCGGGGCCACCGGGTGGCCGTTCTCGCCAAGGAGTCCCACTGCGCCCCCTGGGCCCGCGAGTGGCTGCTCGCCGAGCCCGACTCCGCCGACGCGTCGGTACTGCTCGCCCACGCCCTGGTGCACCGGGCCCTGCGCGGGAAGGAGAAGCCGGACCGGGTCCGCGAGGCGTGCCGGGCCGCTGCCGCCCTCGTGCCGGACGACCCCACGCCCTGGCTCGGGCTCCTCGTGCTGGAACGCTCCCTGGGCGCCGACGAGGATGTCATCCGGGTCTTCGACGAGGTGCGCGGACGGTACGCCGACCACCACCACGCCCACCACCTGATGGTGGCCGGGCTCGCCGAGCGCGGCGGCGACGGCGGCCCCGACCCGCTGCACGAGGTGTACGACTTCGCCAACTGGGCCGCCGAGCAGGCACCCGCCGACTCCCCGCTGGCCATCCTCCCGGTCGTCGCGCACGCCGAGCGCTACCGCGTGCTGGCCGCCGCGGGCCACGAGTCCCCCGACCCGCGGGCCTCGGGGCACTGGGTCGGCCGGCGCGCCCGGCTGGTGATGAAGGCGGCCTTCGACTGGTGGCTGGAGTGGGAGCAGGACGGTCACCCGCGCCGGCTGATCGACCTCAACTTCCTCGCCCACGCCAAGTCCTGCGAGGGCCGCGGCGCCGAGGCCGCCGCCCTGTTCCACCGCATCGGCGAGCACGCCACGCCGGCCCCGTGGTCGTACCCGGACCGCGACCCGTTCTCCGCCTTCCGTGCCGCCCGCGCGGGCGCGCTCGGCACGGCCTGA
- a CDS encoding APC family permease, with product MTTGSSSTSSSASGGAISTFKGEERALRADRLGTGGLLLSVLAATAPLMVVAGVMPTTFAVMGIVGQPLLFVVLGVVLILFSIGYAEMSRHVHNAGAFYAYISRGLGGTAGAGAALVALVAYNALQVGIYGIFGFEVSGLLATYADLDVAWWIPALLAVLAVGALGWLKIDVNARVLGVLLLIEVVLVVVFDIAAVTDPGAQGLSLHAFDPDTLSGAGVGTALCFCIAAFLGFEQAPVYAEETSRPHVLVPRVMFLAVGGVAVFFALSSWALTVATGPDKIVGTAQEQSAGLLFFLTESRLGDTFTDVLHVLFVTGMFAALLSFHNVVARYAFAMGREGLLPAAFGRTSGTSGAPGTGSLLQTAVSAVVVIGFAIADDKPNGDPTEPVLHLFTWGGNIGALGVIVLMAAASFSVVAFFVRRGAAGAQRVRLVTSTVAGIALLVIAGYTVKDFDVLVGAGPGSALSRVLPGIIGLAAVAGVVQGLVLRSRAPERHARIGQGNEAFQLDKAASS from the coding sequence ATGACCACGGGCAGTTCGAGCACGAGCAGTTCCGCGAGCGGTGGCGCCATCAGCACGTTCAAGGGCGAGGAGCGCGCGCTGCGCGCCGACCGGCTGGGCACGGGAGGGCTGCTCCTGTCCGTGCTCGCCGCCACCGCCCCGCTGATGGTGGTCGCGGGCGTCATGCCCACCACCTTCGCGGTCATGGGCATCGTCGGGCAGCCACTGCTCTTCGTGGTGCTGGGCGTGGTGCTGATCCTGTTCAGCATCGGATACGCCGAGATGAGCCGGCACGTCCACAACGCGGGCGCCTTCTACGCCTACATCTCCCGCGGGCTCGGCGGCACCGCCGGCGCGGGCGCGGCCCTGGTCGCGCTGGTCGCCTACAACGCCCTCCAGGTCGGCATCTACGGCATCTTCGGCTTCGAGGTCTCCGGCCTGCTCGCCACCTACGCCGACCTCGACGTGGCCTGGTGGATCCCGGCCCTGCTGGCGGTGCTCGCCGTCGGCGCGCTGGGGTGGCTGAAGATCGACGTCAATGCGCGGGTGCTCGGCGTACTGCTGCTCATCGAGGTCGTGCTGGTGGTGGTGTTCGACATCGCCGCCGTCACCGACCCGGGGGCCCAGGGGCTGTCGCTGCATGCCTTCGACCCGGACACCCTCAGCGGCGCCGGGGTCGGCACCGCGCTCTGCTTCTGCATCGCCGCCTTCCTCGGCTTCGAGCAGGCGCCCGTGTACGCCGAGGAGACCAGCCGGCCCCACGTGCTCGTTCCGCGTGTCATGTTCCTGGCGGTCGGCGGGGTGGCCGTCTTCTTCGCGCTCAGCAGCTGGGCCCTGACCGTGGCCACCGGCCCGGACAAGATCGTCGGCACCGCGCAGGAGCAGAGCGCCGGACTGCTGTTCTTCCTGACCGAGTCACGGCTCGGCGACACCTTCACCGACGTGCTGCACGTCCTGTTCGTCACCGGGATGTTCGCCGCGCTGCTGAGCTTCCACAACGTCGTCGCCCGGTACGCGTTCGCCATGGGGCGCGAGGGGCTGCTGCCCGCCGCCTTCGGGCGGACCAGCGGCACCAGCGGCGCGCCCGGTACCGGCTCGCTGCTCCAGACCGCCGTGTCCGCGGTCGTCGTCATCGGCTTCGCGATCGCCGACGACAAGCCGAACGGCGACCCCACCGAGCCCGTACTGCACCTGTTCACCTGGGGCGGCAACATCGGGGCCCTCGGCGTGATCGTGCTGATGGCCGCCGCCTCGTTCTCCGTCGTGGCCTTCTTCGTCCGGCGCGGCGCCGCCGGGGCCCAGAGGGTGCGCCTGGTCACCTCCACCGTCGCGGGCATCGCCCTGCTGGTGATCGCCGGGTACACGGTCAAGGACTTCGACGTCCTCGTCGGCGCGGGACCCGGCTCCGCCCTGAGCCGGGTGCTGCCCGGCATCATCGGCCTGGCCGCCGTCGCGGGCGTGGTGCAGGGCCTCGTCCTGCGCTCCCGGGCGCCCGAACGGCACGCCCGCATCGGCCAGGGCAACGAGGCGTTCCAGCTGGACAAGGCCGCGTCCTCCTGA
- a CDS encoding L-idonate 5-dehydrogenase, producing the protein MSAGERVPEEFVPGCVIHGAGDLRVTDVPVRPPGPGEALVAVRYGGVCGSDLHYWRHGGVGDFHLREPMLLGHEVVGTVVAYGSPDTPGPAAGTSVAVHPATPCGVCPECVDRRRNVCRDTRYLGSAARFPHVQGGFAARIVVPAGQLRPLPAGLDPRRAALAEPLSVALHAVRRAGDPAGRHVLVTGAGPIGCLVVAAAKAAGAAHVTVTDLLPAALEYARAAGADTLVRADDPDDAGWPVEVDTAVEASGVAAGLDTCLRLVRRGGVVVQLGMLPPGQSPFAGNLLVSREIELRGAFRFDGEFDDALRLLAAEPAFDALVSAVVPVRDAASAFELAADRSRSCKVLLDFGAAPAAV; encoded by the coding sequence GTGAGCGCCGGCGAGCGGGTCCCGGAGGAGTTCGTGCCGGGCTGTGTGATCCACGGGGCGGGCGACCTGCGGGTGACCGACGTACCGGTCCGGCCGCCCGGCCCGGGCGAGGCGCTGGTCGCCGTCCGCTACGGCGGGGTGTGCGGCTCGGACCTGCACTACTGGCGGCACGGCGGGGTCGGCGACTTCCACCTGCGGGAGCCGATGCTGCTCGGGCACGAGGTGGTCGGGACGGTCGTGGCGTACGGCTCCCCGGACACACCGGGTCCGGCGGCCGGGACGTCCGTCGCCGTGCACCCGGCGACCCCGTGCGGGGTGTGCCCGGAATGCGTGGACCGGCGGCGCAACGTCTGCCGGGACACCCGCTACCTGGGCAGCGCGGCCCGCTTCCCGCACGTCCAGGGCGGCTTCGCGGCGCGGATCGTGGTCCCCGCCGGACAGCTGCGCCCGCTCCCGGCCGGGCTCGACCCGCGCCGCGCCGCCCTCGCCGAGCCGCTCTCCGTCGCGCTGCACGCCGTGCGCCGGGCCGGTGATCCGGCCGGCCGGCACGTGCTGGTCACCGGTGCCGGGCCGATCGGCTGCCTGGTGGTCGCGGCGGCGAAGGCGGCGGGCGCGGCCCACGTGACCGTGACGGACCTGCTGCCCGCGGCCCTGGAGTACGCGCGGGCCGCCGGCGCCGACACCCTCGTACGGGCCGACGACCCGGACGACGCCGGTTGGCCGGTGGAAGTGGACACCGCCGTCGAGGCCTCCGGGGTGGCCGCGGGCCTCGACACCTGCCTGCGGCTGGTGCGGCGCGGCGGCGTGGTCGTCCAGCTCGGCATGCTGCCCCCGGGGCAGAGCCCCTTCGCCGGGAACCTGCTGGTGAGCCGGGAGATCGAGCTGCGCGGGGCGTTCCGCTTCGACGGCGAGTTCGACGACGCGCTGCGCCTGCTCGCGGCCGAGCCCGCGTTCGACGCGCTGGTCAGCGCGGTGGTACCGGTGCGGGACGCGGCATCGGCGTTCGAACTGGCCGCGGACCGGAGCCGGTCCTGCAAGGTGCTGCTGGACTTCGGCGCGGCCCCGGCCGCCGTCTGA
- a CDS encoding SDR family oxidoreductase has product MTAHPLFDIGGRTALVTGSSRGIGLALARGLAEAGCRVILNGRDGDRLAKAAAGLPGEVHTAVFDVTDGPSVTAGIAEAEERVGPLDILVNNAGMQLRAPLLEFTDADWHRILDTNLTTAFLVGREAARRMTERGHGKIVNICSLQSEVVRPGIAPYAATKGALKMLTKGMCADWGPYGVQVNGLGPGYIETELTRPLVEDEEFSTWVRGRTPAGRWGRTEDLVGGLLFLASPAADFVSGQILYVDGGMTSVL; this is encoded by the coding sequence ATGACGGCCCACCCCCTCTTCGACATCGGCGGGCGCACCGCCCTGGTGACCGGCTCCAGCCGGGGCATCGGGCTGGCGCTGGCCCGGGGCCTCGCGGAGGCCGGCTGCCGGGTGATCCTCAACGGGCGCGACGGCGACCGCCTGGCGAAGGCCGCCGCCGGGCTGCCCGGCGAGGTCCACACGGCGGTGTTCGACGTGACCGACGGTCCGTCCGTGACCGCCGGGATCGCGGAGGCCGAGGAGCGGGTGGGTCCGCTCGACATCCTGGTCAACAACGCCGGAATGCAGCTGCGGGCGCCCCTGCTGGAGTTCACGGACGCCGACTGGCACCGCATCCTGGACACCAATCTCACCACCGCCTTCCTGGTGGGCCGGGAGGCCGCGCGCCGGATGACGGAACGCGGCCACGGCAAGATCGTGAACATCTGCTCGCTGCAGAGCGAGGTGGTCCGCCCGGGCATCGCGCCCTACGCGGCCACCAAGGGCGCGCTGAAGATGCTCACCAAGGGCATGTGCGCCGACTGGGGCCCGTACGGCGTCCAGGTCAACGGTCTCGGCCCCGGTTACATCGAGACCGAGCTGACCCGGCCGCTCGTCGAGGACGAGGAGTTCAGCACCTGGGTGCGCGGCCGCACTCCGGCGGGCCGCTGGGGCCGTACGGAGGACCTGGTGGGCGGGCTGCTGTTCCTCGCCTCGCCGGCCGCGGACTTCGTCAGCGGACAGATCCTGTACGTCGACGGCGGAATGACGAGCGTGCTGTGA
- a CDS encoding GntP family permease — translation MTRLSVEMLAADPVEPITSAGHAQLGIAVLLGIAVIVLLITKFKLHAFLSLTIGSLALGAFAGAPLDKVITSFTAGLGSTVAGVGVLIALGAILGKMLADSGGADQIVDTILAKATPRSMPWTMVLIASVIGLPLFFEVGIVLLIPVVLMVAKRGNYSLMRIGIPALAGLSVMHGLVPPHPGPLVAIDAVDANLGVTLALGVLIAIPTVIIAGPVFSKYAARWVDVPAPDRMIPQRASERLDKRPSFGATLATILLPVVLMLLKALVDIIIDDPDNVVQRTFDVIGNPLIALLVSVIVGIFTLLRPAGFGKDRLSGLVEKGLAPIAGILLIVGAGGGFKQTLIDSGVGQMVLDISKDWSIPALLLAWLIAVVIRLATGSATVATVSAAGLVAPLAADMSTTHAALLVLAIGAGSLFFSHVNDAGFWLVKEYFGLNVGQTIKTWSVMETIISVVAGALVLLLSLVI, via the coding sequence GTGACCAGACTCAGCGTCGAGATGCTGGCAGCGGACCCCGTCGAGCCGATCACCTCGGCGGGCCACGCCCAGCTGGGCATCGCCGTGCTCCTGGGCATCGCCGTCATCGTCCTGCTCATCACCAAGTTCAAGCTGCATGCCTTCCTGTCGCTGACCATCGGGTCGCTGGCGCTCGGCGCGTTCGCCGGTGCGCCGCTGGACAAGGTCATCACCAGCTTCACCGCCGGGCTCGGCTCCACCGTCGCGGGCGTCGGCGTCCTGATCGCCCTCGGTGCGATCCTCGGCAAGATGCTCGCCGACTCCGGCGGCGCCGACCAGATCGTGGACACCATCCTGGCGAAGGCCACGCCCCGTTCGATGCCGTGGACGATGGTGCTGATCGCCTCGGTCATCGGACTGCCGCTGTTCTTCGAGGTCGGCATCGTGCTGCTGATCCCGGTCGTCCTGATGGTCGCCAAGCGCGGCAACTACTCGCTGATGCGGATCGGCATCCCGGCGCTGGCCGGTCTGTCCGTGATGCACGGCCTGGTCCCGCCGCACCCCGGCCCGCTGGTCGCCATCGACGCGGTGGACGCCAACCTCGGTGTGACCCTGGCGCTGGGCGTGCTGATCGCGATCCCCACCGTGATCATCGCCGGTCCGGTCTTCTCGAAGTACGCGGCCCGCTGGGTGGACGTCCCGGCCCCCGACCGCATGATCCCGCAGCGCGCCTCCGAGCGGCTGGACAAGCGTCCGAGCTTCGGCGCCACGCTGGCCACGATCCTGCTGCCGGTCGTGCTGATGCTGCTCAAGGCCCTGGTCGACATCATCATCGACGACCCCGACAACGTGGTGCAGCGCACCTTCGACGTCATCGGCAACCCGCTGATCGCCCTGCTGGTCTCGGTGATCGTCGGCATCTTCACGCTGCTGCGGCCCGCCGGGTTCGGCAAGGACCGCCTCTCCGGCCTGGTCGAGAAGGGGCTGGCGCCCATCGCCGGCATCCTCCTGATCGTCGGCGCGGGCGGCGGCTTCAAGCAGACGCTGATCGACTCGGGCGTGGGCCAGATGGTCCTGGACATCTCCAAGGACTGGTCGATCCCGGCGCTGCTGCTCGCCTGGCTGATCGCGGTGGTGATCCGGCTGGCGACCGGTTCGGCGACGGTGGCGACCGTCTCGGCGGCCGGTCTGGTCGCGCCGCTGGCGGCCGACATGTCGACCACGCACGCCGCCCTGCTGGTCCTGGCCATCGGCGCCGGTTCGCTCTTCTTCAGTCACGTCAACGACGCCGGCTTCTGGCTGGTGAAGGAGTACTTCGGGCTGAACGTGGGGCAGACCATCAAGACCTGGTCCGTCATGGAGACGATCATCTCGGTGGTCGCCGGTGCCCTGGTCCTGCTGTTGTCCCTGGTCATATAG
- a CDS encoding gluconokinase has product MQQLHTPHVVVVMGVAGTGKTTIGPLLAARLGVPYAEGDDFHPPANIAKMTAGTPLTDEDRWPWLDAIGGWAHGRAGLGGVVSSSALKRSYRDRLRAAAPGVVFVHLTGSRELIEDRMSHRQGHFMPTALLDSQFATLQPLQPDEAGVAVDVAGTPEEITERAVDALKGLPGPVQ; this is encoded by the coding sequence ATGCAGCAACTGCACACCCCCCACGTGGTCGTGGTCATGGGCGTCGCGGGCACCGGGAAGACCACCATCGGTCCCCTGCTCGCGGCCCGGCTCGGCGTTCCCTACGCCGAGGGCGACGACTTCCACCCTCCGGCCAACATCGCCAAGATGACGGCCGGCACCCCGCTCACCGACGAGGACCGCTGGCCCTGGCTGGACGCCATCGGCGGCTGGGCGCACGGGCGTGCCGGGCTCGGTGGGGTGGTGAGCAGTTCGGCGCTGAAGCGGTCGTACCGCGACCGGCTGCGGGCCGCCGCTCCCGGTGTCGTCTTCGTGCATCTCACGGGCAGCCGTGAGCTGATCGAGGACCGGATGTCGCACCGGCAGGGCCACTTCATGCCGACGGCCCTGCTCGACTCCCAGTTCGCCACGCTCCAGCCGCTGCAGCCGGACGAGGCGGGAGTCGCGGTGGACGTCGCCGGCACCCCCGAGGAGATCACCGAACGGGCGGTCGACGCCCTGAAGGGCCTTCCCGGGCCGGTCCAGTAA
- a CDS encoding FadR/GntR family transcriptional regulator: protein MSTPGRGLHGRVLDTLGPAITAGAYPVGSVLRTDELAQRFEVSRSVMREAVRVLESMHLVESRRRVGVTVLPECEWNVYDPQVIRWRLAGSERPRQLRSLTVLRSAVEPVAAGLAARHATAEQCAELTECALGMVANSRGHRLEEYLFHDVAFHRVILTASGNEMFARLGGVVAEVLAGRTHHDVMFEDPDPAAVTLHVQVAEAVRARDAERAERLTREITEGALQELDILAP, encoded by the coding sequence ATGAGCACACCGGGCCGGGGGCTGCACGGCCGCGTACTGGACACCCTCGGCCCCGCGATCACAGCGGGCGCATACCCCGTGGGCAGCGTTCTGCGCACGGACGAACTCGCGCAGCGCTTCGAGGTCTCGCGCTCCGTGATGCGGGAGGCGGTCCGGGTGCTCGAGTCCATGCACCTCGTCGAGTCGCGCCGCCGCGTGGGCGTCACCGTCCTGCCCGAGTGCGAGTGGAACGTCTACGACCCGCAGGTCATCCGCTGGCGCCTGGCCGGCTCTGAACGCCCCCGGCAGCTGCGCTCCCTGACCGTGCTGAGGTCGGCCGTCGAACCGGTCGCAGCCGGCCTCGCCGCGCGTCACGCCACCGCGGAGCAGTGCGCCGAGCTGACCGAGTGCGCGCTCGGCATGGTCGCCAACTCACGCGGTCACCGGCTGGAGGAGTACCTCTTCCACGACGTGGCCTTCCACCGCGTCATCCTCACCGCCTCCGGCAACGAGATGTTCGCCCGCCTCGGCGGCGTCGTCGCCGAGGTCCTGGCCGGCCGCACCCACCACGACGTGATGTTCGAGGACCCCGACCCGGCCGCCGTCACCCTGCACGTCCAGGTCGCCGAGGCGGTCCGCGCCCGCGACGCCGAGCGCGCGGAGCGGCTGACCCGGGAGATCACCGAGGGGGCCCTCCAGGAGCTGGACATCCTGGCGCCCTGA
- a CDS encoding YchJ family protein, with protein MPTPPCPCGRSESYEKCCGRFHGGTAAAPTAEALMRSRYCAFVQGDASYLLRTWHPRTRPARLDLDPGMRWTGLEILDTADGSAFHTTGTVTFRASYRGGSLHERSRFERVDGAWVYVDGEFLD; from the coding sequence ATGCCCACCCCTCCCTGCCCCTGCGGGCGGTCCGAGTCGTACGAGAAGTGCTGCGGCCGTTTCCACGGCGGGACCGCCGCCGCCCCGACCGCCGAGGCCCTGATGCGCTCGCGCTACTGCGCCTTCGTGCAGGGGGACGCGAGCTACCTGCTGCGCACCTGGCACCCCCGCACCCGGCCCGCGCGGCTCGACCTCGATCCGGGCATGCGGTGGACCGGGCTGGAGATCCTGGACACGGCCGACGGCTCCGCCTTCCACACCACCGGGACCGTGACGTTCCGGGCGTCCTACCGCGGCGGCTCGCTGCACGAGCGGAGCCGGTTCGAGCGGGTGGACGGGGCGTGGGTGTACGTGGACGGGGAGTTCCTCGACTGA
- a CDS encoding M20/M25/M40 family metallo-hydrolase produces the protein MSDSGTATGTARTVTGEDEVVDLCRELIRIDTSNYGDHSGPGERKAAEYVAEKLAEVGLEPKIFESHPGRASTVARIEGEDPSRPALLIHGHTDVVPANADDWTHHPFSGEVADGCVWGRGAVDMKDMDAMTLAVVRDRLRSGRKPPRDIVLAFLADEEAGGTYGARHLVDHHPDLFEGVTEAISEVGGFSFTVNEQRRLYLIQTAEKGIYWMKLTVAGTAGHGSMIHRDNAITELSEAVARLGRHTFPVRVTKTTRAFLDELGDALGTDLDPENMEGTLAKLGGIAKLIGATLSNTANPTQLGAGYKVNVIPGEATAHIDGRYLPGYEEEFLADVDRILGPHVRREDVHANKAVETTFDGALVDAMQSALVAEDPAAKAVPYMLSGGTDAKSFDELGIRGFGFAPLKLPPELDFAGMFHGVDERVPVEGLQFGVRVLDRFIDAS, from the coding sequence GTGAGCGACTCGGGCACGGCCACGGGCACGGCCAGGACCGTCACCGGCGAGGACGAGGTCGTCGACCTCTGCCGCGAGCTGATCCGGATCGACACCAGCAACTACGGCGACCACTCGGGGCCGGGCGAGCGCAAGGCCGCCGAGTACGTCGCCGAGAAGCTCGCCGAGGTGGGACTGGAACCGAAGATCTTCGAGTCCCACCCCGGACGCGCCTCGACGGTGGCCCGGATCGAGGGCGAGGACCCGTCCCGGCCCGCGCTGCTCATCCACGGCCACACCGACGTCGTCCCGGCCAACGCGGACGACTGGACCCACCACCCCTTCTCCGGCGAGGTCGCCGACGGGTGCGTGTGGGGGCGCGGTGCCGTCGACATGAAGGACATGGACGCGATGACCCTCGCGGTCGTCCGCGACCGGCTGCGCAGCGGGCGCAAGCCCCCGCGGGACATCGTGCTCGCGTTCCTGGCCGACGAGGAGGCCGGCGGCACGTACGGCGCCCGCCACCTCGTGGACCACCACCCCGACCTCTTCGAGGGCGTCACCGAGGCGATCAGCGAGGTGGGCGGCTTCTCCTTCACCGTGAACGAGCAGCGCCGCCTGTACCTGATCCAGACGGCCGAGAAGGGCATTTACTGGATGAAGCTGACGGTGGCCGGCACCGCGGGGCACGGGTCGATGATCCACCGCGACAACGCCATCACCGAACTGTCGGAGGCCGTCGCGCGTCTGGGGCGGCACACGTTCCCGGTCCGCGTCACCAAGACCACCCGGGCCTTCCTCGACGAACTCGGCGACGCGCTCGGCACCGACCTCGACCCGGAGAACATGGAGGGCACGCTCGCCAAGCTCGGCGGCATCGCCAAGCTCATCGGCGCCACCCTGAGCAACACCGCCAACCCGACCCAGCTGGGTGCGGGTTACAAGGTCAACGTCATCCCCGGCGAGGCCACCGCGCACATCGACGGGCGCTACCTGCCCGGGTACGAGGAGGAGTTCCTCGCCGACGTAGACCGCATCCTCGGACCGCACGTGCGGCGCGAGGACGTGCACGCCAACAAGGCCGTCGAGACCACCTTCGACGGAGCACTGGTCGACGCGATGCAGTCCGCCCTGGTGGCCGAGGACCCGGCCGCGAAGGCGGTGCCCTACATGCTCTCCGGCGGAACGGACGCCAAGTCCTTCGACGAACTCGGCATCCGGGGCTTCGGCTTCGCGCCGCTCAAGCTGCCCCCGGAGCTGGACTTCGCGGGCATGTTCCACGGAGTGGACGAGCGGGTGCCGGTCGAGGGACTCCAGTTCGGCGTGCGGGTGCTCGACCGCTTCATCGACGCGTCCTGA